The genomic interval GTGTTCCAACTataggttttttatttatttattggatcATTGGGAGTAGACTAATAATATATTGATAAAGAATCATTCCTGATAAATTGCAGGCTTTAAAACCTCCTGTTGGTCTAACCCCAATTATTTCTGACTACACTGATTTTGTTGCAACCCTCTTACATGCGTAGTGGCAGCAGAGGACAGTCACACATCAGAGGGTTGTCTGCCAGGTTGATGACCTCCAAAGAGGTGAGAGGGTGAAGGTTAGGCACTTCCTCCAGCTGGTTGCCTTCCAGGAAGAGGCTCCTCAACCCCGGACCCAGACCTGCCAGGGAGGTCTGTGACATCTAGAGATCGAGAGATCAGGTCAGACAATTGTTGAATAACTTCTGTGAAATAATTTGTTGCTGATCCTATAGCTGGAGTAAATGTTCAGgttagagaaaaaagaagagaaaggtcTAGGCTGCTGTTGGAAAGTGGAGCAGCACATCAAGATGCCACTCACCTTCTCCAGGCCCATGTTATCAAGATACAGCTCCTTCAATGACCTCTCCAGTGGTCGAAAAGCATTCGGCCCCACCCAGCGAATTGAATTCCCAGACAGCCTCAGGTCTCTGAGGTTTCCAGCCTTGCTCAACGCTTCCGTGGGCACCTCCTTCAGCCTGTTTCCTCCCAGGTGGAGCGTATCGAGGTCACCGGCCTGGACCAGAGACCTGGGTGACACATGATCGATGACGTTCCCGGTGAGGTAGAGGGCTCTGAGGCCCTCGGCTCCGGTCAAGAGGTCCGGCTCCAGCTTGGGGATGGAGTTGTTCTCCAGGTGAAGCGCCAGCAGGCTGGGAACCAGTTTGAAGGCTCCTTTGGGGAAACCAGTGAAGCGGTTCTTCTCCAGGTGGAGGTAAGTCAGCTGAGGGAGGCCTGCAGATTTAGATTGTAGAGATTGAACTTGAGTATTGAGAGCCAAATcacaaaaatgcaacaacagCGTTTTTCTGCATATGTAATATATCCTTTCAAAGACCTTTAAAGGCGTCAGGGCTGAGGGAAGTGAGGTCATTCTCCGACAGGTACAGGTAGATCAGTCCCTTCATTCCACTGAAAGCCCCGTCTTCCACCTCCGCGATCTTGCAGCGCTGCAGATGTAGGGACACGACCTGGGCAACGCCGGGAAAGCTGTTGCTAGGGATATAGTGGAAGTGGTTGCCACGCAGATCGAGAAGACGTGTGTTGGGAGAGAAACCCCGAGGAACCTTGGTGTGAGCGCGGTTCTCACACGTGGAGTGGTGTGTCTCGGCCTGAAGATAGGGAGGTGATGGGGAGGCAAAAGACACAAATTTGACATTATGATTAGTGTTTCCATCAGCTACAGACGTGTGTTTTATCAGAAAATGTTTCAGTGATTTAAAACTGATGGTTAAAGGAATCATACATCATACAGCCCACTCACCTCGCAGACACAGTTGGCAGGACACTTGACCTTGTTCTCTGGCTCTTGCGTGGGCGGCGGCGTGATCCTGGTTGCCTCCTCAAACTCGGCCTTCAACATGGCCTCCTGGCTCTGACAACGCAGCTCGGGAGGGTAAACGGCCTCCAGGTTCTCTCCTGACAGATGGGCCGGTCCTCTGCATGTCCCCATCAGCTTTACCTTGCTCCAGATCGACCACTCCCTGTTGTGAGGTAAAGAAATTCAAAGAAGATTGAGACCTTTTGGTTGACGGACTTGAAGCCCTGAGGCCTATTCAGTCAGCCATCAGTTTGAAATCCACTATGGTCTGCTGTACCTAAGTGGACGCAGGTAGCAGTTGCAGTAGATGGGGTTTCCGGCGAGGTTGAGGCGTGCAAGATTCGGTGAACCTTCAGAGAAGGGCTGGATGACACGCAGCTGGTTGTAGCTGATGTCCAGGTGGATGAGGTTGGGGCATTTCGATACAGCTGAGTTGGCCATGTCCTGCAGGGACATGTGGTCCAGGAAGAGGTGGGTCAGCTTGGCCATGGACACAACCTCCTCTCC from Anoplopoma fimbria isolate UVic2021 breed Golden Eagle Sablefish chromosome 5, Afim_UVic_2022, whole genome shotgun sequence carries:
- the chadlb gene encoding chondroadherin-like b, with the protein product MFSQLCPDTLWVLLLLCIPAALTAKCPQQCVCDQIQLTVTCVNRNLTQVPPGVDEITVKLDLRGNDIQELPTGAFKHTPYLTHLSMQRCNIRRVKEGAFRGLGRLVFLNLANNNIDILYQESFDGLSSLKQLMIDRNRVEEIQPGAFSQLGFLNLLSITHNRLVYIPNMAFQGLQNIKWLRLSHNSLNYLDTEAFAGLFTLTRLSLDHNELQFFPTETMTRLPELTRLEMSYNPMTYLGEEVVSMAKLTHLFLDHMSLQDMANSAVSKCPNLIHLDISYNQLRVIQPFSEGSPNLARLNLAGNPIYCNCYLRPLREWSIWSKVKLMGTCRGPAHLSGENLEAVYPPELRCQSQEAMLKAEFEEATRITPPPTQEPENKVKCPANCVCEAETHHSTCENRAHTKVPRGFSPNTRLLDLRGNHFHYIPSNSFPGVAQVVSLHLQRCKIAEVEDGAFSGMKGLIYLYLSENDLTSLSPDAFKGLPQLTYLHLEKNRFTGFPKGAFKLVPSLLALHLENNSIPKLEPDLLTGAEGLRALYLTGNVIDHVSPRSLVQAGDLDTLHLGGNRLKEVPTEALSKAGNLRDLRLSGNSIRWVGPNAFRPLERSLKELYLDNMGLEKMSQTSLAGLGPGLRSLFLEGNQLEEVPNLHPLTSLEVINLADNPLMCDCPLLPLRMWIEKVNLKVRATCANPPELRGRKVKDVHVFRACPGGESLPAPPTATPKPAKAPKATKPKPMHLNSLRQVKMLKAKSKLRKNTKPPVAKKTTKRHSMA